One Roseomonas sp. OT10 DNA window includes the following coding sequences:
- a CDS encoding DMT family transporter, whose amino-acid sequence MRPSVRAALLMIAAAILFTLETAAVKAMAGVPIATVVLARALGQFVPLAPVVWRDGLAREGTGLLRTRELPLQLLRGTLSICSWGLYYNAFSALPLATATVLSFTAVLFTTALAGPVLGEAVGRARWGATLVGFLGVLVILRPGALPVEWAALGALVSALLGAAVTLATRALAQGERIDTIMLYVGLITLAGALPAAWPGLEWPGWRNAGLLAVVGLLGATGMRWTIHALRLADASLIAPLGYVRLVFAALAGALLFGERLDAWLALGAALILGSALYVVRTARRR is encoded by the coding sequence GTGAGGCCGTCCGTCCGGGCCGCGCTGCTGATGATCGCCGCGGCGATCCTCTTCACGCTGGAGACGGCGGCGGTGAAGGCGATGGCGGGGGTACCGATCGCGACGGTGGTGCTGGCCCGCGCCCTCGGCCAGTTCGTGCCGCTGGCGCCGGTCGTCTGGCGCGATGGCCTGGCGCGCGAGGGCACCGGGCTGCTGCGCACGCGCGAGCTGCCGCTGCAGCTTCTGCGCGGCACGCTCTCGATCTGCTCCTGGGGGCTCTACTACAACGCCTTCTCGGCGCTGCCGCTGGCGACCGCGACGGTGCTGTCCTTCACCGCCGTGCTGTTCACCACCGCCCTGGCCGGCCCGGTCCTGGGCGAGGCGGTGGGCCGCGCCCGCTGGGGGGCGACGCTGGTGGGCTTCCTCGGCGTGCTGGTCATCCTGCGCCCCGGCGCGTTGCCGGTGGAATGGGCGGCGCTGGGGGCCCTGGTCTCCGCCCTGCTCGGCGCGGCCGTCACCCTGGCGACCCGGGCGCTGGCCCAGGGCGAGCGGATCGACACGATCATGCTCTATGTCGGGCTGATCACCCTCGCCGGCGCGCTGCCCGCCGCCTGGCCGGGGCTGGAATGGCCCGGATGGCGCAATGCCGGCCTGCTGGCCGTGGTGGGGCTGCTGGGGGCGACGGGCATGCGCTGGACGATCCACGCGCTGCGCCTGGCCGATGCCTCGCTGATCGCGCCGCTGGGCTACGTGCGGCTCGTCTTCGCCGCGCTGGCCGGGGCGCTGCTGTTCGGCGAGAGGCTGGATGCCTGGCTGGCGCTGGGCGCGGCGCTGATCCTGGGCAGCGCGCTCTACGTCGTGCGGACCGCGCGGCGGCGCTGA
- a CDS encoding DUF1835 domain-containing protein, with the protein MDRSWSGIRGGAPAPDREMATLHIRCGSDIGPGLREAGFGGDFLEYSDPVCQGPVTEGPDWLERRAAFLHHAYGAGSGMDRGAIDAKLRDGEAGLAAAADRYARVVLWFEHDTYDQLILARCLAAFATRPPRRLELISPARYPGGTRFIGLGQLPPEALRLLWEERAPVPEAALLAGQQAWAALRAPDPRALAALARAGTSGVPQLGRALRRHLQELPWTRDGLGLSQRLTLQIVAEAPRTAAQVFHQLMTEREPLPWMTDLIFHDVVESLRQADAAALEGSFDGEERRWPLERLSLTPLGRAVLAGEADWLSHRPQPRWVGGVRVPETPPCWRWNEATAEVRHG; encoded by the coding sequence ATGGACCGGAGCTGGTCCGGCATCCGCGGCGGCGCGCCGGCCCCGGACCGGGAGATGGCCACGCTGCACATCCGCTGCGGCTCCGACATCGGGCCGGGGCTGCGGGAGGCCGGCTTCGGCGGCGACTTCCTGGAATACTCCGACCCCGTCTGCCAGGGCCCCGTGACGGAGGGCCCGGACTGGCTGGAACGGCGCGCGGCCTTCCTCCACCACGCCTATGGCGCGGGCTCGGGCATGGACCGGGGCGCGATCGACGCGAAGCTGCGGGACGGGGAGGCCGGCCTGGCCGCTGCGGCGGATCGCTACGCCCGCGTGGTGCTCTGGTTCGAGCACGACACCTACGACCAGCTCATCCTGGCCCGTTGCCTGGCGGCCTTCGCGACCCGGCCACCACGCCGGCTCGAGCTGATCTCGCCCGCCCGCTACCCCGGCGGGACACGCTTCATCGGCCTGGGACAGTTGCCGCCCGAGGCGCTGCGCCTGCTCTGGGAGGAGCGCGCGCCGGTGCCGGAGGCGGCGCTGCTCGCCGGCCAGCAGGCCTGGGCGGCGCTGCGTGCGCCCGACCCGCGCGCCCTGGCGGCCCTGGCCCGGGCGGGCACGTCGGGCGTGCCGCAGCTCGGCCGCGCGCTGCGCCGGCACCTGCAGGAGCTGCCCTGGACGCGGGACGGGCTGGGGCTGAGCCAGCGCCTCACGCTGCAGATCGTCGCGGAGGCGCCGCGTACCGCCGCGCAGGTCTTCCACCAGCTCATGACGGAGCGCGAGCCCCTGCCCTGGATGACCGACCTGATCTTCCACGACGTGGTGGAGAGCCTGCGCCAGGCGGACGCGGCCGCGCTCGAGGGCAGCTTCGACGGGGAGGAGCGGCGCTGGCCGCTTGAGCGGCTCTCGCTCACGCCGCTGGGCCGTGCCGTGCTGGCCGGGGAGGCGGACTGGCTGTCGCACCGCCCGCAGCCGCGCTGGGTCGGCGGCGTGCGGGTCCCGGAGACCCCGCCCTGCTGGCGCTGGAACGAGGCGACGGCGGAGGTCAGGCACGGCTAG
- a CDS encoding ring-opening amidohydrolase, whose protein sequence is MTRRAALHRVPMAHPGDVSAVASLLDAGTVDPAAVVAILGKTEGNGCVNDFTRAYAVAELGTMLAARLDTSRDAVLERVAMVMSGGTEGGLSPHFLVLSVAEAEAPAEPAGALAIGTAFTPPFRPEEIGRMAQVERTAEAVRAAMRDAALDDPAQVHFVQIKCPLLISERIAEAASRGQSVATHDTYASMGLSRGASALGVALALGEVEAAALSDAAIGGDLSLWSGRASASAGVELVRNEVIVFGNSPAWAGDLHIAHDVMRDGIDLPAVQRALAAVGLGGGGQLGAAESERLVALLVKAEPSASGAIRGRRHIMNDDSDINATRHARALVGGVVAAAVGRTDLFVSGGAEHQGPDGGGPVAAIARRG, encoded by the coding sequence ATGACCCGCCGCGCCGCCCTGCACCGCGTGCCGATGGCCCATCCCGGCGACGTCTCCGCCGTGGCGTCCCTGTTGGACGCCGGCACCGTGGACCCGGCCGCGGTCGTCGCCATCCTCGGCAAGACCGAGGGCAATGGCTGCGTCAACGACTTCACCCGCGCCTATGCGGTGGCCGAGCTGGGCACGATGCTCGCCGCCCGGCTGGACACGTCGCGGGACGCCGTGCTGGAGCGCGTCGCGATGGTGATGTCCGGCGGCACGGAGGGCGGGCTGTCGCCGCACTTCCTGGTGCTGTCGGTGGCCGAGGCCGAGGCACCGGCCGAGCCCGCGGGGGCGCTCGCCATCGGCACCGCCTTCACGCCGCCCTTCCGCCCGGAGGAGATCGGCCGCATGGCCCAGGTGGAGCGCACGGCGGAGGCCGTCCGCGCCGCCATGCGCGACGCCGCGCTGGACGATCCCGCGCAGGTGCATTTCGTGCAGATCAAGTGCCCGCTGCTGATCTCCGAGCGCATCGCCGAGGCGGCGTCGCGCGGGCAGTCGGTCGCCACCCACGACACCTATGCCTCGATGGGGCTGTCGCGCGGCGCCTCGGCGCTCGGCGTCGCCCTGGCCCTGGGCGAGGTGGAGGCGGCGGCGCTGTCCGATGCGGCGATCGGCGGGGACCTCTCGCTCTGGTCCGGACGCGCCAGCGCCTCGGCCGGGGTGGAGCTGGTCCGCAACGAGGTGATCGTCTTCGGCAACAGCCCCGCCTGGGCCGGCGACCTCCACATCGCGCATGACGTGATGCGGGACGGCATCGACCTGCCCGCCGTGCAGCGCGCCCTGGCGGCGGTGGGGCTGGGGGGCGGCGGGCAGCTCGGGGCGGCGGAGTCGGAGCGGCTGGTCGCCCTGCTGGTGAAGGCGGAGCCCTCCGCCAGCGGCGCCATCCGGGGCCGGCGGCACATCATGAACGACGACAGCGACATCAACGCGACGCGCCATGCCCGCGCCCTGGTCGGCGGCGTGGTCGCGGCGGCGGTGGGGCGGACGGACCTCTTCGTCTCGGGCGGCGCCGAGCACCAGGGGCCGGATGGCGGCGGGCCGGTCGCGGCGATCGCGCGCCGCGGCTGA